The proteins below are encoded in one region of Planctopirus limnophila DSM 3776:
- a CDS encoding c-type cytochrome domain-containing protein — protein sequence MSIAITILSGFACAIACGLICSTTSWAEETRPPEELTAAVARTSEVWKSATSRRLAAEEVLLNAQNQLRRAAKPLDPVHDQLGEIRREMDASQKEIRELREKFAKSTVKDDELPGAPYPSEKEAALQRKVIELKQRQEPLQEQLQQAEPELKALRQAVDQAREAFEVLTIEEEARRFDHRVADTRLTAWLQAAEVRQAPRDEDLKNGRWGDGKLTFARHIAPLLVEHCYACHNSRVAGGSLNLENWASLQRGGESGAVLIPSRPEESSLYTDCREGLMPKDQPSLSDLQLALLRHWIEQGASPGIGLHEQTSIVTMVGAASTNPAVNSTTTVTRPVAVTALAMHPSSGEIVTSGYREVLAWDRAAQLSHRLQLPCERVLSLSFSPDGQTLAIASGKPGRWGAISIAPWPLSSATSPTYRTIAMTVDEATAVRFSPDGKWLATGGTDRAIRWYERQSLIEYRLSEDHSDWITALVWTPDSQRLLSASRDKTIKVASARTGNIELTFSSHTSSISDVVCLSEKQAASIAQEAQLLIWSIADGKVVQKVKLPAVPVRLAYRPQNSAAGIEECLAIALRDQQIVLIGGDPEKRSITNRLKLPAVALSLAFDGTTGDLLAGDQHGRMVRFDAKGLSKESKATDSEAKPIEWLNQPR from the coding sequence ATGTCGATCGCAATCACCATCCTCTCTGGCTTCGCCTGTGCGATCGCCTGCGGTCTGATTTGTTCCACGACCTCATGGGCAGAAGAAACTCGTCCGCCCGAGGAATTGACTGCCGCTGTCGCTCGAACTTCAGAAGTCTGGAAGTCGGCGACCTCGCGCCGGCTCGCTGCGGAAGAGGTCTTGCTGAATGCCCAGAATCAACTAAGGCGTGCAGCCAAGCCACTTGATCCCGTACACGACCAACTGGGCGAAATCCGTCGTGAGATGGACGCCAGCCAGAAAGAGATCCGCGAGCTTCGCGAGAAGTTCGCCAAGTCGACCGTAAAAGACGATGAACTGCCCGGAGCCCCCTACCCTTCAGAAAAAGAGGCTGCTCTACAGCGAAAAGTCATCGAGCTGAAGCAGCGTCAGGAACCACTGCAGGAGCAACTTCAACAAGCGGAACCCGAACTGAAAGCACTCCGCCAAGCCGTCGATCAAGCCCGCGAAGCGTTCGAAGTTTTGACCATCGAAGAGGAAGCTCGACGCTTTGATCATCGTGTCGCGGACACCCGCCTCACGGCATGGCTTCAAGCCGCAGAAGTTCGTCAGGCACCCCGGGACGAAGATCTGAAAAACGGTCGATGGGGTGATGGAAAATTGACCTTCGCCAGGCACATTGCCCCCCTGCTGGTCGAACATTGCTATGCCTGCCATAACAGCCGGGTGGCTGGAGGCAGCCTCAATCTGGAGAACTGGGCGAGCCTGCAGCGTGGTGGAGAATCCGGAGCAGTTCTTATCCCTTCCCGCCCCGAAGAATCATCACTTTATACTGATTGCCGCGAAGGCTTAATGCCCAAAGATCAGCCTTCACTCTCTGATCTTCAGCTCGCGTTGCTCCGGCACTGGATTGAACAAGGTGCCTCGCCGGGTATCGGTCTCCACGAGCAAACATCGATTGTGACTATGGTTGGAGCAGCCAGCACTAATCCGGCGGTAAACTCCACAACGACTGTCACTCGCCCGGTAGCCGTCACAGCGCTGGCCATGCATCCTTCCTCCGGCGAGATTGTCACATCTGGCTATCGGGAAGTACTTGCCTGGGATCGAGCCGCACAGCTCTCGCACCGCCTGCAATTGCCATGTGAACGAGTCTTATCGCTGAGTTTTTCGCCCGATGGCCAGACGCTTGCCATCGCTTCCGGGAAGCCCGGCCGATGGGGTGCCATCAGCATTGCTCCCTGGCCACTCTCGTCGGCAACATCACCAACCTATCGAACCATCGCCATGACGGTCGATGAAGCCACAGCAGTTCGTTTTTCACCCGATGGCAAATGGCTGGCAACCGGCGGAACGGATCGGGCCATCCGCTGGTATGAAAGACAATCGCTCATCGAGTATCGACTCTCCGAAGATCATTCCGACTGGATCACCGCTCTGGTCTGGACACCTGACAGCCAGCGACTGCTCTCTGCCAGTCGAGACAAAACGATCAAAGTGGCCTCGGCCCGAACTGGCAATATTGAACTGACTTTTTCATCTCATACGAGCTCGATCAGTGATGTCGTTTGTCTTTCAGAGAAGCAGGCCGCCAGTATCGCTCAGGAAGCACAACTTCTGATCTGGAGTATTGCGGATGGCAAAGTCGTACAGAAAGTGAAGCTCCCCGCAGTTCCTGTTCGCCTGGCCTACCGCCCTCAAAACTCCGCTGCCGGGATCGAAGAATGCCTCGCTATCGCACTTCGCGATCAGCAGATCGTGCTCATTGGCGGTGATCCCGAAAAGCGATCTATTACAAACCGACTGAAACTTCCTGCAGTGGCTCTTTCACTGGCGTTTGATGGAACCACAGGCGATCTGCTGGCAGGCGATCAACATGGCCGCATGGTACGCTTCGATGCCAAAGGGTTATCGAAAGAGAGCAAAGCGACTGACAGCGAGGCAAAGCCGATCGAGTGGCTGAATCAGCCCCGGTAA
- the larC gene encoding nickel pincer cofactor biosynthesis protein LarC, whose protein sequence is MRIAYLDCASGISGDMTVAALVDAGVDELAIEAAINSLRLPGVRIEFETVMRGGFRARHMKVHHPEQHAHRYLADIYEILDRADELTIRQRLLAKRIFQEIAIAEAHVHGSTMEKIHFHEVGAIDSIVDITAAAVGFDLLGVDEILASPTPTGRGDVMIAHGRCRIPTPGTAELLKGIPLAQEDLPYELTTPTGAAILRVLVNRFTLGVPEMVIEKVGHGAGTRDMPERANILRLFVGEAIADPESDTVLLMETNLDDVSGEVIGYVREKLMGSGAFDVWLTSIDMKKNRPGVLLSLLCHPADGPKLEAILFSETGTLGIRRSIMRRSKRTRQSVIVETEFGPVEGKLGLGTQLAPSFAPEFESCRQVAELAGRPIREIYRAAEAAFLVSGTQPQQVIAPEKIATRHSHDHSHDHSHDHSHDHSHDHSHDHSHDHSHDHSHDHSHDHSHDHSHDHSHDRSHDHSHDHGRGEHKQP, encoded by the coding sequence ATGAGAATTGCGTACCTCGATTGCGCCAGTGGAATCAGTGGAGATATGACCGTAGCGGCACTGGTTGATGCCGGTGTCGATGAGCTCGCGATCGAAGCCGCGATCAACTCGTTGCGTTTGCCGGGAGTTCGGATCGAATTTGAAACCGTGATGCGGGGTGGCTTTCGAGCCCGACACATGAAAGTTCATCATCCCGAACAGCATGCCCACCGCTATCTTGCCGATATCTACGAAATCCTTGATCGTGCTGATGAATTGACCATCCGGCAAAGGCTTCTGGCCAAGCGGATATTCCAGGAAATAGCCATTGCCGAGGCTCATGTGCATGGCTCGACCATGGAAAAAATCCACTTCCATGAAGTCGGAGCCATCGACTCGATTGTGGACATCACAGCAGCAGCCGTAGGGTTTGATCTCCTGGGAGTGGATGAAATTCTGGCCAGCCCGACCCCGACCGGTCGTGGGGATGTCATGATTGCTCATGGCCGCTGCCGGATTCCCACGCCAGGGACAGCCGAACTGCTCAAAGGGATTCCCCTCGCGCAGGAAGATCTCCCTTATGAGCTGACAACCCCCACAGGGGCTGCCATTCTGCGGGTGCTGGTCAACCGGTTCACGCTGGGTGTTCCGGAAATGGTGATTGAAAAAGTTGGACATGGCGCGGGAACTCGCGACATGCCCGAACGGGCAAACATTCTGCGGCTGTTTGTCGGTGAGGCCATTGCCGACCCCGAGAGCGACACCGTTCTGCTCATGGAGACAAATCTGGATGATGTCAGTGGAGAAGTGATTGGCTATGTCAGAGAAAAGCTCATGGGGAGTGGGGCTTTTGATGTGTGGTTAACTTCGATTGATATGAAGAAAAACCGCCCTGGAGTGCTGCTGAGTCTCCTGTGCCACCCGGCTGACGGCCCGAAACTGGAAGCGATATTGTTTTCTGAAACCGGCACGCTGGGAATCCGCCGCTCGATCATGCGACGATCCAAACGCACACGACAATCGGTGATCGTTGAGACCGAGTTTGGCCCCGTGGAAGGCAAACTCGGGCTGGGGACCCAACTGGCACCATCGTTTGCACCTGAGTTTGAAAGCTGTCGCCAGGTGGCCGAATTGGCGGGCCGCCCGATTCGTGAGATCTATCGGGCCGCCGAAGCCGCCTTTCTCGTGAGTGGAACGCAGCCCCAGCAGGTCATCGCACCGGAAAAGATCGCCACACGACATTCCCACGATCATTCCCACGATCATTCCCACGATCATTCCCACGATCATTCCCACGATCATTCCCACGATCATTCCCACGATCATTCCCACGATCATTCCCACGATCACTCCCATGATCACTCCCATGACCATTCCCATGACCATTCCCACGACCGCTCTCATGACCACTCTCATGACCATGGGCGAGGAGAGCACAAGCAGCCTTGA
- a CDS encoding STAS domain-containing protein, with protein sequence MADIRVTHEAQVTVISFPAVFQRLRETEVEQIASTFLAAMQGAQPRKVLIDLEGVEFFGSSFIELLVRGWKRIKEDQQGVFALCSVSPYCVEVLQVTHIDEVWPRYSTKQEALLAMAS encoded by the coding sequence ATGGCCGACATCCGTGTCACTCACGAAGCGCAGGTGACCGTGATTTCGTTTCCAGCAGTCTTTCAGAGATTGCGTGAAACCGAAGTTGAACAGATTGCCTCCACATTTCTCGCTGCGATGCAAGGGGCGCAGCCGAGGAAAGTTCTCATTGATCTTGAAGGTGTGGAGTTCTTCGGCTCATCGTTTATCGAATTGCTGGTTCGTGGCTGGAAGCGAATTAAGGAAGATCAGCAAGGGGTCTTTGCCCTGTGCAGTGTCTCGCCTTATTGCGTGGAAGTGCTCCAGGTGACTCACATTGATGAAGTCTGGCCACGCTACAGCACGAAGCAGGAAGCGCTTTTAGCTATGGCTTCCTGA
- a CDS encoding zinc-dependent metalloprotease, with the protein MRRTWWLGALLIVASAVTGDWATSSCQAQEAAPDKFALATKGAKKVEGLWTIYFKDQQVLVEFKPAQLQQEYLMLSSLARGVSGVGGGFLSSGMSWGDDVIWTFRKVGEKVHLLKKNVRFKAKPGSPEATAVQLAYSDSIMYALPVVAESGSGILVDMTRVFLSDDEQIGRNFGGSFVMDRSTINKVKGFPKNMEIAVNAVYSSSMSIETVPDSRGVQVGVHYSISQLPSTGYKPRKADDRVGYFLTATKDFSDNADPQHFVRYITRWDLQKADPSARLSPPKDPIIFYMEKTIPINLRPVVRAGIEEWNKAFEKVGFANAIEVRQQRDDDDWDPEDVRYNTFRWITADAGFAIGPSRVNPLTGQILDADILFDAGFLRSWARDYNLFATPSDKANGLFDLQAKPEATVAMPGNDRLCQLTTGMQRQMGVAAAALFARGDMTKDGKLPEEYIEQALKEVVMHEVGHTLGLRHNFKASAWKSLADIEDPAKANEATVASVMDYCPVSIALPGKPQGAYYTKTIGPYDYWAIEFGYKPISGDEPAELKKIASRSAEPGLDYSTDEDTRPSDADPYSNRFDMGNDISAFAKRQMTLVNELLPKVVEKIAVEGDGYQNVRLAFNHLLGEYWETANFAARLPGGLQVARDHKGDANARAPFRVMDAKQQRAATQLLAEMAFAAPKLDPNLVNFLATNKWSHWGTTTPTRQDLALHQLVETQQLKLLSQLMSSLTLSRIQDNERKVGADDDAYTLAEHMDLIVVPVFSELNDPAAGDYTARKPLVDSYRRNLQRAIIKALGSMATRPTGAPDDARVLARTHLDAIKAKIEAAQKKDGVKLDPYTAAHLADLKSKIELVEKAQLSISSVD; encoded by the coding sequence ATGCGTAGAACGTGGTGGCTTGGGGCCTTACTCATTGTTGCCTCGGCAGTTACGGGGGACTGGGCCACATCCTCCTGCCAGGCCCAGGAAGCTGCACCCGACAAGTTTGCTCTGGCAACAAAAGGTGCCAAAAAGGTCGAAGGTCTCTGGACCATCTATTTCAAAGATCAGCAGGTGCTGGTCGAATTCAAACCTGCTCAACTGCAGCAGGAATACCTCATGCTTTCGTCGCTGGCACGCGGCGTCAGTGGTGTGGGAGGTGGATTCCTCTCCAGCGGCATGAGCTGGGGTGATGACGTCATCTGGACATTCCGCAAGGTGGGCGAAAAAGTTCATCTGCTGAAAAAGAATGTCCGCTTCAAAGCCAAACCCGGCAGCCCTGAAGCAACAGCCGTCCAACTCGCTTACAGCGACAGCATCATGTATGCCCTCCCCGTGGTCGCAGAATCGGGAAGTGGCATTCTCGTCGATATGACGCGTGTTTTCCTGAGCGATGACGAGCAGATTGGCCGCAATTTTGGTGGCAGCTTTGTGATGGATCGATCCACGATCAACAAGGTCAAAGGCTTCCCCAAGAACATGGAAATCGCCGTCAATGCGGTTTATTCCAGCTCGATGTCCATCGAGACCGTGCCCGATTCCCGTGGTGTTCAAGTCGGTGTGCATTACAGCATCAGCCAGCTTCCATCAACGGGTTACAAGCCTCGCAAAGCCGATGATCGAGTGGGTTACTTCCTCACAGCCACCAAGGATTTCTCCGACAACGCCGATCCTCAGCACTTTGTGCGATACATTACCCGTTGGGATCTGCAGAAGGCTGATCCTTCCGCCCGACTCTCGCCACCTAAAGATCCCATCATTTTCTACATGGAAAAGACCATTCCTATCAATCTGCGGCCTGTCGTTCGTGCCGGGATTGAAGAGTGGAACAAAGCCTTCGAGAAAGTCGGTTTTGCCAACGCCATCGAAGTTCGCCAGCAGCGTGACGACGACGACTGGGATCCGGAAGACGTGCGTTACAACACGTTCCGCTGGATCACCGCTGATGCCGGCTTTGCGATTGGACCATCGCGTGTGAATCCACTCACAGGTCAGATTCTCGACGCCGACATTCTCTTCGATGCCGGCTTCCTCAGGTCGTGGGCACGGGATTACAACCTGTTCGCTACTCCCAGCGATAAAGCCAACGGATTGTTCGATCTTCAGGCCAAACCCGAAGCCACTGTGGCGATGCCAGGCAATGACCGTCTGTGCCAGTTGACCACAGGGATGCAGCGGCAGATGGGTGTGGCGGCAGCCGCTCTCTTCGCACGCGGCGACATGACGAAAGACGGCAAACTTCCCGAAGAATACATCGAGCAGGCACTCAAGGAAGTCGTCATGCACGAAGTGGGCCATACACTCGGACTGAGGCATAACTTCAAAGCCAGTGCGTGGAAATCACTCGCGGATATTGAAGACCCCGCCAAAGCCAACGAAGCCACTGTCGCTTCAGTCATGGATTACTGCCCAGTGAGTATTGCCCTGCCCGGCAAACCACAAGGTGCTTACTACACCAAGACGATCGGGCCATACGATTACTGGGCGATCGAATTTGGCTATAAACCGATCAGTGGCGACGAACCTGCCGAGCTGAAGAAGATTGCCAGCCGCTCCGCTGAACCTGGTCTTGATTACTCGACCGATGAAGACACCCGCCCCAGCGATGCAGACCCCTATTCGAACCGCTTCGACATGGGGAATGATATTTCGGCCTTTGCCAAACGTCAGATGACTCTCGTCAATGAACTGCTGCCCAAGGTCGTGGAAAAGATCGCTGTCGAAGGGGATGGCTATCAGAATGTCCGGCTCGCGTTCAACCACCTGCTGGGCGAATACTGGGAGACGGCTAACTTTGCTGCTCGTCTGCCGGGTGGTTTGCAGGTCGCTCGAGATCATAAGGGCGATGCCAATGCCCGGGCACCGTTCCGTGTCATGGATGCCAAACAACAGCGGGCCGCCACTCAGCTTCTGGCTGAAATGGCCTTCGCTGCACCCAAGCTCGACCCTAATCTGGTCAACTTCCTGGCAACCAATAAGTGGTCGCACTGGGGAACCACGACACCAACACGACAGGATCTGGCATTGCATCAGCTCGTCGAAACACAGCAACTCAAGCTGCTCAGCCAGCTGATGTCATCGCTCACACTCTCGCGCATTCAAGATAACGAGCGCAAGGTGGGTGCTGATGATGATGCCTACACACTCGCCGAGCATATGGATCTGATCGTTGTGCCGGTCTTCAGCGAACTGAACGATCCAGCCGCTGGCGACTACACCGCTCGCAAGCCACTGGTCGACAGCTACCGCCGCAACCTGCAGCGGGCTATCATCAAGGCACTCGGCTCAATGGCCACCCGACCTACGGGTGCACCAGATGATGCCCGCGTCCTGGCTCGCACTCACCTCGATGCGATCAAGGCCAAGATCGAAGCAGCCCAGAAGAAGGACGGCGTCAAACTCGATCCTTACACCGCTGCACACCTGGCCGACCTCAAATCGAAAATCGAACTGGTCGAGAAAGCCCAACTCTCCATCAGCTCCGTCGACTAA
- a CDS encoding Ppx/GppA phosphatase family protein, whose translation MLIGLRGLEGVESGGGHRSPPHVRPVAVIDIGATSIRMAIAELHESGEVHLLSTLSQAVHLGRDVFSKGVIDKATIEECVRVLRSYRRVLAEYELSRPDQIRVVATSAVRESMNKLAFQDRIYTATGLQVEVIDEAEVSRITYLGVQPLLKSDKQFAEWGTLVVEVGGGSTEILVLQNCDVQFSQTYRLGSLRLRETIEAYQSSRVTIRHILETQMRRVIEQVSQHVNRSEIRNMVALGGDMRFAAHQLGGEVGHDGMLKLKVNELEKLTNTILDLNEDKIVHKYHISFPDAGTLGPALLAYVQMAKSFQLDEIHVANVNLRDGMLTDMASHGALNEDFRNQVVRSAIELGRKFNFAEAHARHVAKLCKILFQGLREEHHLEPRFELLLTVAALLHEIGLYIGPSGYHKHSMYLILNSELFGLSRTDVMLIGLTARYHRKTSPKPTHTGFTQLDRDQRIAVVKMAALLRLADALDASHSQRLHELWFAREGSRLVISLPQVEDLALEQLALKQTGALFEETYGMSVLLRKLRQ comes from the coding sequence ATGTTGATAGGTCTGAGAGGATTAGAGGGCGTCGAGAGTGGTGGAGGCCATCGATCTCCACCCCATGTTCGACCGGTGGCTGTGATTGATATCGGTGCCACGTCGATTCGCATGGCGATTGCTGAACTTCACGAATCGGGAGAGGTGCATCTGCTCAGCACCCTATCGCAAGCTGTGCATCTGGGGCGGGATGTTTTTTCGAAGGGTGTGATCGACAAAGCGACCATTGAAGAATGTGTGCGTGTGCTGCGGAGTTATCGGCGTGTCCTGGCGGAGTATGAACTATCCCGGCCCGACCAGATTCGTGTGGTAGCGACAAGTGCCGTTCGCGAATCGATGAACAAACTGGCCTTTCAGGATCGAATTTATACAGCCACCGGATTGCAGGTCGAAGTGATCGACGAGGCGGAAGTCAGTCGGATCACTTACCTGGGTGTTCAGCCACTGCTGAAATCCGACAAGCAGTTTGCCGAATGGGGAACGCTTGTTGTCGAAGTGGGTGGGGGAAGTACGGAAATTCTGGTGCTCCAGAATTGTGATGTGCAGTTTTCACAGACCTATCGGCTGGGCTCATTGAGACTGCGGGAAACGATCGAAGCGTATCAGTCTTCCCGTGTCACGATTCGGCACATTCTGGAAACGCAGATGCGGCGTGTGATCGAGCAGGTCTCGCAGCATGTCAATCGTTCAGAGATCCGCAATATGGTTGCACTGGGTGGCGACATGCGGTTTGCCGCCCATCAACTGGGTGGGGAAGTGGGCCACGATGGCATGCTCAAGCTGAAAGTGAATGAACTCGAAAAGTTGACGAATACGATTCTCGACCTGAATGAAGACAAGATCGTCCATAAGTATCACATTTCATTTCCGGATGCGGGGACATTAGGGCCGGCACTGCTGGCTTACGTCCAGATGGCGAAGTCATTCCAACTCGATGAGATTCACGTGGCGAACGTCAATCTGCGCGATGGCATGCTGACGGATATGGCCTCGCATGGGGCTCTCAATGAAGATTTTCGCAATCAGGTGGTGCGTTCGGCGATTGAGCTCGGGAGGAAGTTTAACTTTGCTGAAGCTCATGCTCGGCATGTGGCTAAACTCTGCAAAATCCTCTTTCAAGGTTTACGAGAAGAGCATCATCTGGAACCCCGGTTCGAACTGCTGCTGACTGTCGCTGCACTCCTGCACGAAATCGGCCTGTATATTGGCCCGAGTGGCTATCATAAGCATTCGATGTATCTCATTCTGAACAGCGAGCTTTTCGGTCTCAGCCGGACGGATGTGATGCTGATTGGCCTGACGGCCCGGTACCATCGCAAGACATCCCCTAAGCCGACGCATACCGGCTTTACGCAACTGGATCGCGACCAGCGAATTGCGGTCGTCAAAATGGCGGCATTATTACGGCTGGCCGATGCCCTCGATGCTTCGCACAGCCAGCGACTGCACGAATTGTGGTTTGCCCGGGAAGGTTCGAGGCTGGTGATCAGTCTGCCTCAAGTCGAAGATCTGGCTCTTGAACAACTGGCACTCAAACAGACAGGGGCACTTTTTGAGGAAACCTACGGAATGTCGGTTCTGCTTCGAAAACTGAGGCAGTAA
- the ppk1 gene encoding polyphosphate kinase 1, whose amino-acid sequence MNSKTSQPAQPAVSQSAESRFFNRELSWLEFNQRVLDEALDATSPLLERLKFLAITASNLDEFFMVRVGSLQMLRRQQNTSRDPAGLTAIEQLEAISQRTHQMVREQYRCLLKEIEPALQADQLRRVTKDELSDRQHTVIRQVFEQKIYPILTPIRVTGHDDFPQLVNQTMNLCVRLKGESDDKPKFAVIPFGRGRERIVTLPHEAGGYSYILLENLLEICIGSFFAGEMVLECVPFRMTRNADMELREDGASDLLKEMVEALDARREGDCVRLEVASTVSTETLSFLMQVTEVSEQDVYLLDGPLDLTVMMRVFEIQGFDQHRDKPWPSRNSPRIDATQSIFQEIAKGDILLYHPYESFDPVVRFIEEAAVDPDVLAIKQTLYRTSRNSPIVSALKRAAQNGKYVTAVLELKARFDEARNIEWARDLERSEVQVIYGVKGLKTHAKVCLVVRREPHGIQRYMHFGTGNYNEMTSRLYVDASLFTCDEDLGSDATALFHAVTGYSQPQRFRRLEAAPLGLREKLLELIDAEIDRKKHGQKAMIHAKLNALVDEQMIEALYRASQAGVKIRLNVRGVCCLKPGIEGLSENIIVTSIVDRFLEHSRVLYFHHGGDELVFISSADWMPRNLDRRIELLVPVNAPAAKSRLLSILKTHFMDTAKARKLMSDGRYVRSAVPAGTEPFRSQAQLYARISEEAQEAEQMRPTMLEPHLPSDVEKLSR is encoded by the coding sequence ATGAATTCCAAAACCAGCCAGCCTGCTCAACCTGCTGTTTCACAGTCTGCGGAGAGTCGTTTTTTCAATCGCGAGTTGAGCTGGCTCGAATTCAATCAGCGGGTGCTCGATGAAGCACTCGATGCGACATCGCCGCTGTTAGAACGACTCAAGTTTCTGGCGATTACCGCTTCGAATCTTGACGAATTCTTTATGGTGCGGGTGGGCAGTTTGCAGATGTTGAGGCGACAGCAGAACACGTCGCGCGATCCTGCCGGTCTGACTGCGATCGAACAACTGGAGGCGATCAGCCAGCGAACACATCAGATGGTGAGGGAACAGTATCGCTGCCTGCTCAAAGAGATCGAACCTGCCCTGCAGGCCGATCAACTCCGTCGAGTCACCAAAGATGAGCTTTCGGATCGCCAACATACGGTCATCCGGCAGGTCTTCGAGCAGAAGATCTATCCGATTCTCACTCCGATTCGAGTGACAGGGCATGATGATTTTCCACAACTCGTCAATCAGACGATGAATCTGTGTGTGCGATTAAAAGGTGAGAGCGATGACAAACCCAAGTTTGCGGTGATTCCCTTTGGCAGGGGACGTGAACGCATTGTGACTTTGCCTCATGAGGCGGGTGGTTACTCATATATCCTGTTGGAAAACCTGCTGGAAATCTGCATCGGCAGCTTCTTTGCCGGTGAGATGGTTCTGGAATGTGTCCCTTTCCGCATGACTCGCAATGCCGATATGGAACTGCGCGAAGATGGTGCGAGCGATCTCTTAAAGGAAATGGTGGAGGCACTCGATGCCCGCCGCGAAGGGGATTGTGTCCGGTTGGAAGTGGCTTCCACGGTTTCTACAGAAACTTTGAGCTTTCTGATGCAGGTGACAGAGGTCTCCGAGCAGGATGTTTATCTGCTCGACGGGCCGCTGGATCTGACCGTGATGATGCGGGTGTTTGAGATTCAAGGGTTTGACCAGCATCGCGATAAGCCGTGGCCCTCTCGCAATTCGCCGCGGATTGATGCGACTCAAAGCATCTTTCAGGAGATCGCCAAGGGGGACATATTGCTGTATCACCCTTACGAAAGTTTCGATCCCGTCGTGCGGTTTATCGAAGAGGCGGCTGTTGATCCTGATGTGCTGGCTATTAAGCAGACGTTATACCGCACCAGCCGCAACAGTCCGATTGTATCGGCTCTCAAGCGGGCGGCACAGAATGGCAAGTATGTGACGGCTGTCCTGGAACTCAAGGCCCGCTTTGATGAGGCACGCAATATCGAGTGGGCACGCGATCTGGAACGATCCGAAGTTCAAGTGATTTATGGCGTCAAGGGTCTCAAGACGCATGCCAAAGTCTGCCTGGTGGTCCGCAGAGAGCCGCATGGCATTCAGCGGTACATGCACTTTGGAACAGGCAACTACAATGAAATGACATCGAGGCTGTATGTCGATGCCAGTCTCTTTACTTGCGATGAAGATTTAGGGTCGGATGCAACGGCGCTGTTTCATGCGGTGACGGGCTACAGTCAGCCTCAGCGTTTTCGCAGGCTGGAAGCAGCACCCTTAGGGTTACGCGAAAAACTGCTCGAATTGATTGATGCCGAGATCGACCGCAAGAAGCATGGCCAGAAAGCGATGATTCATGCCAAGCTCAATGCGCTGGTTGATGAACAGATGATTGAGGCGCTCTACCGTGCGTCTCAGGCGGGTGTCAAAATCCGGCTCAATGTTCGTGGTGTCTGCTGCCTGAAACCGGGCATTGAAGGATTAAGCGAGAACATCATAGTCACCAGTATTGTGGATCGATTTCTGGAACACAGCCGGGTTCTGTACTTTCATCATGGGGGCGACGAGCTGGTTTTCATTTCCAGTGCCGACTGGATGCCGCGAAACCTGGATCGACGGATTGAACTCCTGGTTCCGGTGAATGCACCAGCTGCCAAATCGAGGCTGCTCAGTATTTTGAAGACCCATTTCATGGATACTGCCAAAGCTCGAAAACTCATGTCTGACGGGCGTTATGTCCGCAGTGCTGTTCCTGCAGGGACAGAGCCATTTCGCAGTCAGGCTCAGCTCTATGCGAGAATTTCCGAGGAAGCTCAGGAAGCAGAGCAGATGCGGCCCACCATGTTGGAACCACACCTCCCCTCCGATGTGGAGAAACTGAGTCGCTGA